TATATTAACAAGCATGAATAATTAAGAGATTTGGGAATATATCTATCCTTTTTAATATTTTGTAGACAGTAAGGTGAACTTTACTTATAGCATCATCTACCCTTGACTAAGTGTTTTACTCAGAAGGGATCCAAGACTACTTCTCAGATGTTTCCCCAAATGCATCTTATTTGTACTCTCATATAGCAGTCTACACCATAGCATCATTTAATACATAAAACATGTTTTCTGGATAGTTGGGAATCCCATCTCCTTAGGAAAAAACATGACTGGAAAACTGACCTATGGAGGACAGCAAACTATGCTCTTTCCAGGGGAAtgagaacaacaacaacagcacTCATCTATGAGGAAAAACCCAACTCAACAGAAATCAAAACAGTTTGCTGTGACCGCATAAGCACACAGGACAGATCCACTGAGGAACAGAATCACCACCATATCCCCAAACACAGAAAAAAGTGTCATCAGAAATTAGACTCCATCTATTTTGACATGTATGAAGAGCCAGAGTTTGCTACTGAAATATGTAGAAAAGGGTGGGGAAAAAACAGTTGCAGTGCAAGTTACAAGAGAAGCTTTGaggacatttaaattaaaaaccaCCCAAACAGCTATCACAATTTGTAATCCATGACTAGTTTATCAACTACTTCTGTTGATAAACTGGTCTGCGACTGAAGGGTACAATGTTATAGTTAAAAATTTTCTATTGCACCAGTATCCATCAGCTAAAAAATGACTGCCTCTGGCAGAATACAAATAAAGTCATTGCAAGAGATTGATCCTGTGACAATAATGTGCCATTCTTCTGATCTGACCACAACAGGTACTCATCTCTCAAATAGACACAACAAATGGGAGAGAATTTTCCAAAAATATTAAAGAAGCTTTAAAATATCCcaaaaatttcagatttaattcAGCGCCAGGCATATCTGGCAGTGAACTTTGTAACATTGTTAATAAAGTAACAAATGctcatttgtattttaaaagattaaatgaGAAGGAATCCACATACACCACCCGAGTCCAGAATCGCACTTTGTTAAAATTTAAATGGTCTGAGTTTTCCAACCCAATGAAATATTAAAGAAATGTCCATTccaccacattaaaaaaaatccagaaaaagcTTTAATATACAATACtataaggttaaaaaaaaaagaaaatgacacAGCTACAAGTAGAAAAATACACTGTAAGACAATTATAGGTTCCTTAAACCATGGAAGAtattattacaaaatattttagaTTAGATCATTTTAATAACTTGTGGCATTTTCAGGAGATGAGAAAAAACAGAATTGAGACCAAACTTGTTTTCTTCAGGTAGAGTGTCCAGGTAGCAAATCCCAAGTTTGGTAGCTTTTAAACCCTCCCCAAAATGGTAGATACCGCTCTGATGCATCAGTTTCTGAAATATTGAGCAAACTGTTAAGAGATTGGCTAGGAAGTCAGCCAGTATCCTTCAAATAGCATACTATAGACAACCACTTTTGTAGCTAAAGTCTTTGTGGATTCAAGTTGCCCCTAAAACATAGCACAAAGCTCTTTCCATCAATGATGTGATCAAAGGCATGGTGGTAATACGTATTTAAGTAATTCATATTTTTGGTTGCCCTTCTTACGTGCATTCTCTAAATTGATACCAAGTTATCCAGAGATGGAGATGATGAAAACAGTCACTAAAATTGGTAATTTTCTTGtctaataaatattaaaaaaaataaatgcgCTTTTCACATGATGGTGCTGGAGTCAGTTAAAACTCCTCTAGGTAATCTATTTTCCTTTTCACATACAGTAACCTCATATACAAAAATGTTATAACCTGACAGTACTGCCACTGACCAGCAGGTGGTGCTGATCTAAAAGGAATTATGGCATCAAACTCCTCTATCCCTCTTATCAGACTTTgaaaaattacacacacacacacaccccccccccacccccaccccccatttggTCTAAGTTTTGAGAGTGTAAATACAGGGTTTCTCCAAAGCTGCTACCACCAGAGTGGGAAACTGCTAGTTTATATAGCACTTGTCCAGATTAGACATAACATGGCAAATCATCTGTGTAAACAAGTTAATGGAAGACTGGTATGTTATAAGAGGACAGATTAATAGCTCATGAGCTTTTAATATTTTAAGAGATGACTACTGTGCTTTTTTCTAACCAATTTAAAAAGGCCCTCTCCAAATTGGCACCTCTTATGATGCTCAGAAATCCATGCAAACCTAAAAGAGCAGCACCGCCATTTCTGAACTCATGGGATTTTTTCTGAAGTTTGTCTTAACTAAAAGTTTTAGATTTGGTGCTTCCAtttgctttctcatttttaaaaactgggaCATACAACATATTTACACTATTTTTCAGAGTTTGCAGTAACAGTTTTACATCTAATCCCCAAAACCATGTTTCCTAGAAAGTAACATTTTTCACACCCATGGGGTCTATATGAATGTAGGTTCTCTTTTGTTCTGTGCATCAGGGGTTGCAAGAGTCTGATTTATTCCAATTGGCACTTATTGTTGAAAACACTCAGTGCGGGGAACTGTTACTAAAGTGTAATCACGGTTCCATCCTCTTCAATGCCTCCTCTGGGGATAACCAAACTATGTCGGGGATCAGTTTTTAAGGAGCTTAGTATTTTGTGGATGTTGCCATTGCTTTCTCGGCCAGAGTCACTGCTGAGAACCAGGTCTCTCTGAAGTCTGTGACTTAGACTGCTGCCATTGATTCGGGAGAGGCTACCAGAGGGGAGGCTGTGCGATCTGGGAACATGCTGTTGGTCCAGGCCACCCTCAATGACAATGTCAGCTTCATCGTCACTTTCCATCTCATCAGGGTGGAAGTTCTGCAGCACATGGGAGGAAGGCAAACTATGGTGACTAGCTGTGCTATCTGTAGACTGGCCTGAGCTGCCAGACATTCTGCTGCTTCGGATATAATTGTTCCTTTGGTTTGCTGGCTTGACTGTGATAATAAGATTGTGGCTGTTGGCGATCATCATGTCCGTTACTTGGTCAAGAGTTTTCCCAGCCACTTCAATGCCATTAACTTCCAGGACCTCATCATTAACAGCTAGCAAACCTGTGCTCTCTGCTAAGCCACCAGGAACCATCCGAGAGATGAAAATACCAGGTACTTTATCCAGTCCATGAGGAGTTATTCTCATACTAGTCCCATCACGGATGTAAAATCCTAATGGTTTCTCACATCCATGTCGATAGAGCCTCACTCTTCTGTGTGTTTCAGGAAGGATGTCCACATCAATGATGGAAGACACTGGTCTAAAATCATGAGGCATACTAATATTAATGTGGGGACGCCTGCGAATTTTGTCATTGCGGAGGGTCACTAGAGCCTTCTTTTTCCTGGTTAGCGTGTTGGTCCCAAAGTTACTGTAGTCTACTTCATCTGGAAAAGAAAATATACTGTTACATATCCATGTTATGAATCATAGGCATGGGGGTTTATCAGCATTTATCTAGTCGGCAAATCTGGTTCAGAGAAGTGTCTCTCCCAATACAGAATGCCAATGAAATCTACTGCTTACCCAAAAATCTCATTTCATATTTGTTACCATGTCACTCAGTTCACTGAATTACAACTTATACTTCTAATGGCAATCATCTTTTGCGAGATCCATTTTAAATGTTCAGTATCACCATCTCTTTTTGTAACATGAAAATATACACTATTGTAAGTTTAACACACAGTTCTGTACTTTCAGACAGATTTTCAATATTAGGGAATTTTATTTTATGCAGACACCTTAGGTGTGCAAAGACCAGATGTCTATATGCAAAATATCCACACATGCCTAACTCTGAAATCTGAATCTTGGGAGTATTTTATGTCCAGTTTACAGGTTTTGTAAGTTTGTGTTGGTACCTGGGATGAGAATGTTACTCTGTTTTTGTGACAAATGTGTTGTGTACACATTTTGAAACTTTCTTTGCAAAGTTGTATCCCAAGAATGCATGTGACTGATTCCAATCAGTAAAGAGATGCATAAAGATGTTTGATTATGGAGTTATATATTCTATGTAAAGAGTTCATGTGACTGAAAAATGCTCTGAGCACCACAGAATAACAGATGTATCAAAATCCTTATCCTAGCACCCAATAAAAATATAGCAGAATATCATATTTTAACATAAAACATGTATCCATTGGAGAGATTTTTTTCATTAGAGGTTCATGAGGGCTAACATTTCTCTGACATACGTACTTAATAAAACTTGATTAAttctactgttggaagacaagctTCTAAGATGTACATATGGCAAACAGTGAGCGactaaaaatttttttttgcaagtaCCACTAAGTTTTCACTCTTTCCCTCCCACAGCACACACAGTTTGGGTGTATCATGTAGTTGATTAGCAGAGTAGTTGATACTACTTCTCGACTTTGTCAAAACccaaaaatgttggaaaaaacccaaGTTTAGAATCAGATTTTAAAGAAATGCCCAATGCATGATCCCTTCTGATCAGTTTTTCAAAAGGATTATGGAGATTTAGATGATGAATAATTAGAAGATGAAGCCTGACAGGATGATTTTAAATTAAGCTATCCAGCTGTTAAGGAAACTGAAGTTTTTGGTCAGAGAAGCAGCATTTATGGTATTTTCTAGTTGCATAAAAGTACCCTCTTCATGTCCAAATTCTCTATTGATCTACATCCCATCCCCACTGGCTACCTTAACACAAAGCAGCCACAAACTAGCTACAGGCCTCTCTCGCTCAAGAATACCTCCTGTGCAAGGGGCACCTCTTGGACACATTTGCAGAATGTAAAGCTTATCCTCACTCTTTTCATTACAGGCTCCTCAAAGCCACACACCAGCTGCTCCCGTTCTGCTACATTACCTTAGTATGTACCATGCCATGGCATCATAACTAATCTAGAGCCAAACATGTCTTTATCCAACCCGTATCTCCATCACTTGTGAGCATTCATGAGCCAGAAAGAACCTAGACTGACTTTAGATCCAGAAAGTTTGCATGGCTGGCCACCTGAAGAGATAATCTACTTGCAGACTGAAGACATTTTAGGTAGACTAGAATTACAAGCATAGACTCTATCAAGCCCTACCTCAAAAGCCAACACTTGCTTCCCCTTTGCTGGTAAAACTGTTATATGCTTAAAAGGAGAGGCGGGTCAATGGAAGAGATTTAAGATCAAACAATTATTTCTCAGCTGTAACAAAGCACTGTGGTAGTAGCACTATATTTTCTTTAATACAAAAATGAAAGCTTAAAATGACTAACCTGCAGATTTTGGTGAAACTCTGCATTAAATAGCAATGTTTTTATTGATATTCAAAATACACAAAACCCAGTTTAATTTTGAACTTCCCTGTGCAGTGTGAGAGTTGCCCCCCATCATGCTAACTCATTAGAACCAGGTAGAGAATCTGTTTCACTTTATCCATATTGCAATAAAATTACATTAGTCAGATTCTCTAACCAACTACTCACTCCTTCAAAATACTCAAGCAACATAAATGGTGAGAAGTAATGCTTTCCAAAATCACTTTTCAGTTTTAATACTGCAAGGCAGACTTAGAAAATTCTACTCATCTAATTAGCTAAGAAGAGTCTGATACTGGCATGTAAAGAAATTTAAGGTAAGTAGACAGTGCACCAATTGATTTACATGACAATTTGCGAGACTGCTTTGAGGTAAACACGAATGCCACAATTAAAGAAGAATATATGAAGACATATATAGTTATGATATCCATGCAACCAGCTCCTTTAGTTCCATAACCCCAGGAGGGACAGAGACCTGAATTGGTTTTGCTCTTTTGACCTTATCACGTGCATTCAGCCTACTAATCCATCTTCTGAGATGACTGCCCACATTCCTAACCTCTGAGCAGCTTCATACAGCtacctttttaatttaaaaaaaaaaa
The DNA window shown above is from Pelodiscus sinensis isolate JC-2024 chromosome 2, ASM4963464v1, whole genome shotgun sequence and carries:
- the PARD6G gene encoding partitioning defective 6 homolog gamma, producing MNRSFNKSQTLRYFDCSAVEVKSKFGAEFRRFSLDRYKPGKFEDFYKLILHIHHISSMEVMIGYADVHGDLLPINNDDNFLKAVSSANPLLRVFIQRQDEVDYSNFGTNTLTRKKKALVTLRNDKIRRRPHINISMPHDFRPVSSIIDVDILPETHRRVRLYRHGCEKPLGFYIRDGTSMRITPHGLDKVPGIFISRMVPGGLAESTGLLAVNDEVLEVNGIEVAGKTLDQVTDMMIANSHNLIITVKPANQRNNYIRSSRMSGSSGQSTDSTASHHSLPSSHVLQNFHPDEMESDDEADIVIEGGLDQQHVPRSHSLPSGSLSRINGSSLSHRLQRDLVLSSDSGRESNGNIHKILSSLKTDPRHSLVIPRGGIEEDGTVITL